One Nocardia farcinica genomic region harbors:
- a CDS encoding Rv1476 family membrane protein — MAPSHTSVFSPLAAELPPTVDANTLESIKEDVADNHVAAPKGKDQSGLEAIVAEARAEGIPLSIVVIPGNPGHDSNLRDLATEVGKTEQGTVVVLSDDWVGTYSDSISRVKLEWAEDAAKSKQGNSVEAARIFVDRLEQPETFSWTAITGVLIAGTALAVAGLHLIKARRAAAQERPAVAERDTATIA; from the coding sequence ATGGCCCCCTCGCACACCTCGGTTTTCTCCCCGCTCGCCGCGGAACTGCCGCCCACCGTCGACGCGAACACCCTGGAGTCGATCAAGGAGGACGTCGCCGACAACCATGTGGCGGCGCCGAAGGGCAAGGACCAGTCCGGACTCGAGGCGATCGTGGCCGAAGCGCGAGCCGAGGGCATCCCGCTGAGCATCGTGGTGATTCCCGGCAATCCCGGTCACGACTCCAATCTACGGGACCTGGCCACCGAGGTCGGCAAGACCGAGCAGGGCACCGTGGTGGTCCTCAGTGACGACTGGGTGGGCACCTACAGCGATTCGATCAGCCGGGTCAAGCTCGAGTGGGCCGAGGACGCGGCCAAGAGCAAACAGGGCAACTCGGTGGAGGCCGCGCGCATCTTCGTCGACCGGCTCGAACAGCCGGAGACCTTCTCCTGGACCGCCATCACCGGTGTGCTCATCGCGGGCACCGCGCTGGCGGTGGCAGGTCTCCATCTGATCAAGGCGCGCCGCGCCGCCGCGCAGGAGCGGCCCGCCGTCGCCGAGCGGGACACCGCGACCATCGCCTGA